The DNA region GTACTCCAGCTGGGCGCGCACCGACAGTTCCGCCGCCGGCCACAGGACCCGGTCCACGTCGGCGTAGACCTCCGCCACGACGGCGGCGGAGGTGCGGAGTCCGGCCTCCACCGCCGTCTCCACCTGGGCGAGCCGGTGCGCACGGTGCGCCAGGTAGAACTCGACGGCGCCCTGCGCGTCCTCCAGCACGGGTCCGTGCCCGGGAAGGACCGTACGCACCCCGTCGTCGACCGTCAGCGAGCGCAGTCGCCGGAGCGTGTCCAGGTAGTCGCCGAGCCGCCCGTCCGGATGGGCGACGACCGTCGTCCCCCGCCCGAGGACCGTGTCGCCGGTCAGCACGGCCCGGTCCGCGGGCAGGTGGAAGGAGAGCGAGTCCGCGGTGTGCCCCGGGGTCGGCACCACCCGGAGTTCCAGCCCTCCCGTGGTGATCACGTCCCCCGCCGCCAGACCCTCGTCCCCGAGGCGCAGCGCGGCGTCCAGGGCACGCACCTTCGTACGGGTGAGCTCGGCGAACCTGGCCGCGCCCTCCGCGTGGTCGGGATGGCCGTGGGTCAGCAGGGTGAGCCCGACGCGCCGCCCGGCCCGTTCCGCGG from Streptomyces sp. NBC_01754 includes:
- a CDS encoding MBL fold metallo-hydrolase is translated as MSDAAALPGQPRGGVLSGPATTRTVNVLAPNASAMTLDGTNTWIVAEPDSDLAVVIDPGPLDDAHLRAVIDTAERAGRRVGLTLLTHGHPDHAEGAARFAELTRTKVRALDAALRLGDEGLAAGDVITTGGLELRVVPTPGHTADSLSFHLPADRAVLTGDTVLGRGTTVVAHPDGRLGDYLDTLRRLRSLTVDDGVRTVLPGHGPVLEDAQGAVEFYLAHRAHRLAQVETAVEAGLRTSAAVVAEVYADVDRVLWPAAELSVRAQLEYLAEHGLV